One Pseudomonas fluorescens genomic region harbors:
- a CDS encoding YhfG family protein: MSELTFQQKQAYYDKVRRSNYLASLRLEGFDTSRADAEKPLPSRESVIEKYRQTAR, encoded by the coding sequence ATGAGCGAATTGACGTTCCAGCAGAAGCAGGCTTATTACGACAAAGTACGCCGGTCAAACTATCTGGCGAGCTTACGTCTGGAAGGTTTCGATACCAGCCGTGCCGATGCCGAGAAACCGCTTCCATCAAGGGAATCGGTCATTGAAAAATATCGTCAGACTGCACGTTAA
- a CDS encoding polysaccharide deacetylase: MHWLRMAALLLLGLSTCRLAMASDVGNAWVLDRVDRTDWPEALISQANMNTAARGEVLMFAKVLLASEALDEEGLEQRLGVPHVQLKSIRHVRDGLWEGLLSTYRNASQNCDKQAFCPRVRSVADLRQLAAAFTGDISPAHALWASKSQNIHEQMLNEQLRVAVLRP, from the coding sequence ATGCACTGGCTAAGAATGGCCGCACTTTTACTGCTCGGGCTGAGCACTTGCCGTTTGGCCATGGCCTCTGATGTTGGCAATGCATGGGTGCTGGATCGTGTCGATCGCACTGATTGGCCGGAGGCGCTCATCAGCCAGGCGAATATGAACACCGCAGCGCGCGGTGAGGTGTTGATGTTCGCCAAAGTTCTGTTGGCCAGCGAAGCGCTGGATGAAGAGGGGCTTGAGCAGCGACTCGGTGTACCCCACGTGCAACTGAAGTCGATTCGCCACGTGCGTGACGGCCTCTGGGAGGGGCTGTTGAGCACCTATCGCAACGCCAGTCAGAACTGTGATAAACAAGCGTTCTGCCCGCGCGTGCGCAGCGTCGCTGACCTGCGTCAGTTGGCGGCAGCGTTCACTGGCGACATCAGCCCGGCCCATGCGCTGTGGGCGAGCAAGAGCCAAAATATCCATGAGCAGATGCTGAACGAGCAGTTGCGGGTGGCGGTTTTGCGTCCCTGA